The Streptomyces sp. NBC_00286 nucleotide sequence ATGTCGTTGATGGCCACCACCTCGACGGGCGTGCCCGCCCCGGTCTCCGCGCGCTCCAGTACGCAGCGCAGGTAGTTGCGTCCGATGCGGCCGAAGCCGTTGATGCCCACGCGCACGCTCATGTCCGTAGTCCTCCCGATCGATCCGCTTCTGGTGTGCGCTGCCAGCCTGCTGGCAGGGGATCAGATCGGGCTTGGGCCGTCCGGGGGCCAGGTGAGGGACGTTCGGCCCGGTGGACCTCGATCCCGTACGGACTGTCAGGCCCCGTCGTGCTTGAGCCGCTCCTGGACCTGGGTGGCGATGACCGCGGCCTGGATGCGGCGCTCCACGCCGAGCTTGGCCAGTAGCCGGGAGATGTGGTTCTTGACAGTCTTCTCGGCGAGGTAGAGCCGCTGGCCGATCTGGCGGTTGGTCAGCCCTTCGCCGATCAGAGCGAGGATCTCCTGCTCCCGGCTGGTCAGGCCGGGCAGCGCGTCAGGTTCCTCTTCCTTCTGTTGGTCGTTGCGCAAGCGGGCCATCAGCCGGGTGGTGGCGCTCGGGTCGAGCAGGGACTGGCCCGCGGCGACCGTGCGGACGGCGGAGACCAGGTCAGATCCCTGGATCTGCTTGAGCACGTAGCCGGAGGCTCCGGCCATGATCGAGTCCAGCAGAGCCTCTTCGTCGTCGAACGAGGTCAGCATCAGACAAGCCAGCTCCGGCATACGCGAGCGCAGTTCCCGGCACACGGTGATGCCGTCGCCGTCGGGCAGGCGGACGTCGAGCACGGCGACGTCCGGGCGCAGGGCAGGGACGCGCACCAGAGCCTGCTCGACATTGGCGGCCTCGCCAACCACGGTGATGTCCTCCTGGTCGTCCAGCAGGTCGTGCACCCCACGCCGTACGACCTCGTGGTCGTCCAGCAGAAAGACCCTGATCTGGGTCTTGGGGGTGGGCTGCTCGCTGTCCGTCATCGACGGCTCCTGTCCTGCGTCGTCTGTCTCCCGCGCCGGGATCCGCCTGGCGGGCGGGACCGGTCGTCCCTGGGAGAGATCCTGCGGGATTCCGGGCCGAAGGGCCAGGGCCGATCGGCCCTTTCCCCTGTGGCGGTTTCCCCTGTGGCGGTGCCGAATGCTGTGTGGGACGGACGGGCCCTGGCCGGCAGGGCCAAGCAGTCCGGATCGGGACCATCGGCCCCT carries:
- a CDS encoding response regulator transcription factor; amino-acid sequence: MTDSEQPTPKTQIRVFLLDDHEVVRRGVHDLLDDQEDITVVGEAANVEQALVRVPALRPDVAVLDVRLPDGDGITVCRELRSRMPELACLMLTSFDDEEALLDSIMAGASGYVLKQIQGSDLVSAVRTVAAGQSLLDPSATTRLMARLRNDQQKEEEPDALPGLTSREQEILALIGEGLTNRQIGQRLYLAEKTVKNHISRLLAKLGVERRIQAAVIATQVQERLKHDGA